In Thermosipho atlanticus DSM 15807, one DNA window encodes the following:
- a CDS encoding NADH-quinone oxidoreductase subunit K — MLENIDFLGPIVIIVLSFYGLLFRKHILSKIISLDILNTGIISLFVIFSSKKGNFYPILTPGVSEYVDPFPQAVIITSIVIGFATLSLTLALSMMIVEAKRKTDLTKIEKE; from the coding sequence ATGTTAGAAAATATAGATTTTTTAGGTCCAATTGTTATAATAGTTTTGTCGTTCTACGGTTTGTTGTTTAGAAAACATATTTTGTCAAAGATAATATCCCTTGATATATTAAATACTGGTATAATTTCACTTTTTGTTATATTTTCTTCCAAAAAAGGTAATTTTTATCCAATTCTCACTCCAGGTGTTTCTGAATATGTTGATCCTTTTCCCCAAGCTGTAATTATAACTTCCATAGTTATAGGGTTTGCTACTTTGTCTTTAACACTTGCTCTAAGCATGATGATAGTTGAAGCGAAAAGAAAAACAGATTTGACAAAGATCGAAAAAGAATAA
- a CDS encoding 2-phosphosulfolactate phosphatase, with the protein MIETLFSYRDVPTVSGTILVVDILRASSVIVTALQHGACFVKTVRTIKEAKNLKKEGYIICGERNTKKIKGFDKGNSPFEFFDVENKKIVITTSNGTKTVEKARKYSSKILVGAFLNLDSIFDYIKDDENIVIWCAGNNGEISYEDTLFAGALVKKLYEYGRKDLSDSSLVSMDFWSGSRLDFKGKHAEKLIQAGFEKDVEFCKQNSIYNVIPRMVQEAFYGVKLC; encoded by the coding sequence TATTTTAGTAGTTGATATTTTGCGAGCAAGTTCGGTGATTGTAACTGCTCTCCAGCACGGAGCATGTTTTGTAAAAACTGTTAGGACAATAAAAGAAGCAAAAAACTTGAAAAAAGAAGGGTACATTATATGTGGAGAAAGAAACACAAAAAAAATAAAAGGTTTTGATAAAGGGAACTCACCTTTTGAATTTTTTGATGTAGAAAATAAGAAAATTGTTATTACTACTTCTAATGGTACAAAAACTGTAGAAAAAGCAAGAAAATATTCCTCGAAAATATTAGTTGGTGCTTTCTTAAACCTCGATAGTATTTTTGATTATATAAAAGATGATGAAAACATTGTTATTTGGTGTGCTGGAAATAATGGTGAAATTTCATACGAAGATACTTTATTTGCAGGAGCATTAGTAAAGAAGTTATACGAATACGGTAGAAAAGACTTAAGTGATAGTTCTCTTGTGTCAATGGATTTTTGGTCTGGCAGTAGACTTGATTTTAAAGGAAAGCATGCAGAAAAACTTATTCAAGCTGGTTTTGAAAAAGATGTAGAATTTTGTAAGCAAAATTCAATTTACAATGTAATTCCTCGAATGGTTCAAGAAGCATTTTACGGGGTGAAATTATGTTAG